In the genome of Candidatus Margulisiibacteriota bacterium, the window CTTTTATCCTTACCAATACCAAACAATGTTAACAATTTAACAACTTCTGTTACTTCTTCTTTTAATAAAACATTTTCATTAAATCTCACATAAAAACATAAACTTGTGTTTTCTTTATAAAAAGTCTCTGAATCAGAAAAAAGTGCTCCACTTAAACCAGTTCCAGTGTTTCGATCAATTGCATTTCTAACAACCACTTGATCTTTGCTTTCTAAAGGAACACTGTCTATTAGTGTTTCTTTTAGTGAAAGCAACTTGTTTATAGATAATTGATCCTGAAAACAAGATATTGGTAAGTATCTAATTTTTTTCAACTTTTTAATGCTTGCATACTCTTTAACACTACTAACTACTTTATTGCCATTAGGGATAATCGGACAAGGGAGATAACCCTCAGGAAAAATATTAGAGAAGACTACTGCATTGCAATCAAGAATCTTTTTTAATTTATCTGCACCATATTTATCCAAATAATTCCAACAAAAAGCACCAAAAAGTGTATCACTGTGAATGGTTGTAGAAAATGACGATAGTGGTTTAATTACTACTTTTAATGTTTGCATTGATTCCTTATTTTTTTGTGAATTTTTCTATAAGCTCACCAAGATCACCATCTAAGTTAACAGCTACATCACCTTCTGTTAAATTTTTAAAACTAACCCTCCCATAACCACGAGAGCCACCACCACCCAAACAATCTATTTCCAAAAGCTTCAATCCTAACTTCAAAAAACTCTTCATCAGTTCTGCGTCATCTGTATCAAAAACTTTTACAACTACCCTAAACTCAAATTCAGCTCCAGCAGGAACACGTTCTATTTGCCTAGGTCCAGCTCCTGCCGCTGTACCCGTTTTTCTATTAATCACAACCTCATATTTTGCCTCAGTTAACGCATTGTGATCTCTTAATAATTCTGCATTTAATAAATTACAATCAGAAAAAACCAATCTAGTAGGCCCACCCTTATACTGTAGATCAGACTTTCCATTTCCAA includes:
- the csm4 gene encoding type III-A CRISPR-associated RAMP protein Csm4, whose protein sequence is MQTLKVVIKPLSSFSTTIHSDTLFGAFCWNYLDKYGADKLKKILDCNAVVFSNIFPEGYLPCPIIPNGNKVVSSVKEYASIKKLKKIRYLPISCFQDQLSINKLLSLKETLIDSVPLESKDQVVVRNAIDRNTGTGLSGALFSDSETFYKENTSLCFYVRFNENVLLKEEVTEVVKLLTLFGIGKDKSTGKGSFEKQSINESDLPLYKGEKHFISLSNGLPDDACELEYGKLITKYSKHGRGSLFRKNPVQLYVEGSLFKITEPKDYYGTYLDNVSLQIGHKHHACLFPMFIDIDLSMGKFV
- the csm3 gene encoding type III-A CRISPR-associated RAMP protein Csm3, with protein sequence MKLSKFIEIKGSIVLESGLHIGAGNDEVHIGGIDSPVIKNLLNNQPYIPGSSIKGKIRCLLEQVTDRIETNKKDEGVPFFSSGDDLLCKMFGNGKSDLQYKGGPTRLVFSDCNLLNAELLRDHNALTEAKYEVVINRKTGTAAGAGPRQIERVPAGAEFEFRVVVKVFDTDDAELMKSFLKLGLKLLEIDCLGGGGSRGYGRVSFKNLTEGDVAVNLDGDLGELIEKFTKK